In a genomic window of Methylobacter sp. YRD-M1:
- a CDS encoding rod shape-determining protein, with the protein MFFKRIRGLFSNDLSIDLGTANTLIYIPGQGIVLNEPSVVAIKEDRVRGSKTIAAVGADAKRMLGRTPGNITAIRPLKDGVIADFAVTERMLRFFIEKVHQSKLLRPSPRILICVPCGSTQVERRAIRESAAMAGAREVYLIEEPMSAAIGAGLPVDEASGSMVLDIGGGTSEVAVISINGIVYSNSVRIGGDRFDEAIINYVRRNYGTLIGESTAERIKFEIGTAYPGSEVKEIEVKGRNLAEGVPRSFALNSNEILEALQEPLSGIVGAVKVALEQTPPELGADVANRGIYLTGGGALLKDIDRLLAEETGLPVFIADDPLTCVARGGGMVLEMLDKKGVSTFSLE; encoded by the coding sequence GATTGTGCTTAATGAACCGTCAGTCGTCGCCATCAAAGAAGACAGAGTCCGTGGCTCTAAAACTATCGCCGCGGTTGGCGCTGACGCAAAGCGCATGCTGGGACGCACCCCCGGCAATATCACGGCCATCCGTCCTTTAAAAGATGGTGTAATCGCCGATTTTGCCGTCACGGAAAGAATGCTCAGATTTTTTATCGAAAAAGTCCACCAAAGCAAACTGTTGCGCCCTAGTCCGCGCATTTTGATCTGTGTGCCTTGCGGGTCAACCCAGGTTGAACGTCGCGCCATTCGGGAATCTGCCGCCATGGCCGGCGCACGTGAGGTTTACTTGATAGAAGAACCCATGTCTGCGGCGATCGGTGCAGGCCTGCCGGTCGATGAGGCTTCGGGATCGATGGTTCTCGATATCGGCGGCGGCACTTCCGAGGTGGCAGTCATCTCCATAAACGGTATCGTCTATTCCAACTCTGTCCGTATCGGGGGCGACCGTTTTGATGAAGCCATCATCAATTATGTGCGCAGAAACTACGGCACGCTAATCGGCGAATCCACAGCAGAAAGAATAAAATTTGAAATCGGTACGGCTTATCCCGGCAGTGAAGTCAAAGAAATAGAAGTAAAAGGGCGCAATCTGGCAGAAGGCGTGCCGCGCAGTTTCGCCCTGAACAGCAATGAAATACTGGAAGCGCTGCAGGAACCGCTGTCGGGCATCGTCGGGGCGGTCAAAGTGGCCTTGGAGCAAACTCCGCCCGAATTAGGAGCCGATGTAGCCAACCGCGGCATTTATTTAACCGGGGGCGGCGCCTTGCTGAAAGACATTGATCGGCTACTGGCTGAAGAAACAGGCTTGCCTGTGTTTATTGCCGACGACCCGCTGACTTGTGTTGCCAGAGGCGGCGGCATGGTTTTGGAAATGCTGGATAAAAAAGGAGTCTCAACCTTTTCATTAGAATAA
- the mreC gene encoding rod shape-determining protein MreC gives MPRKSAIKLLFATGPSINTRLLVAVIASIALLATEQTSIRLDPLRATLSFFIDPIKYLVDLPSSLIEQTSSSISSYTALKKENERLREEQLIQQTRLLKFAALEKENIRLRALLENSFKLGEQVLVAELLSINMGPYEHIVQVNKGTRFGVHPQQPVLDANGVVGQVIRSLPLSSEIMLITDPNHAIPVQVNRNGLLTIAVGSGQMNRLNLPYLPNNADIQPGDLLITSGLGGTFPQGYPVAVVDEFTPEPNKPFASITATPKAMLNRNRELMIVWSNTTPIPLTSPQKANDKKTETPADE, from the coding sequence TTGCCGAGGAAATCCGCCATCAAACTTTTATTTGCCACCGGTCCATCGATCAATACCCGCCTGCTAGTGGCAGTAATCGCCTCTATCGCCCTGCTAGCGACGGAACAGACCAGCATCCGGCTGGATCCACTTCGCGCCACGTTATCGTTTTTTATCGACCCAATAAAATATCTGGTTGATTTGCCTTCCTCCCTGATCGAGCAGACTTCCAGCTCTATCAGTTCTTACACTGCCTTAAAAAAAGAAAACGAAAGATTGCGTGAGGAGCAACTCATCCAGCAGACACGGCTACTGAAATTTGCCGCCCTGGAAAAAGAAAATATCCGGCTGCGTGCGCTGCTGGAAAACTCATTCAAACTTGGCGAACAGGTATTGGTCGCAGAATTGTTGTCGATCAATATGGGCCCTTATGAACACATCGTGCAGGTCAACAAAGGGACTCGCTTCGGCGTCCATCCTCAGCAGCCCGTGCTTGATGCCAACGGCGTTGTCGGACAGGTCATTCGGAGTCTGCCGCTCAGCTCTGAGATCATGTTGATCACCGATCCGAATCATGCCATTCCGGTTCAGGTCAATCGAAACGGATTGCTGACCATTGCAGTCGGCAGCGGCCAAATGAACCGGCTTAACCTGCCGTATTTGCCGAACAATGCCGATATCCAGCCTGGCGACTTATTGATCACATCAGGTTTGGGCGGCACTTTTCCGCAAGGCTACCCTGTTGCGGTTGTGGATGAGTTTACGCCGGAACCCAATAAACCTTTCGCCAGCATTACCGCGACGCCTAAAGCCATGCTGAACCGGAACCGGGAACTGATGATTGTCTGGAGCAATACCACGCCTATTCCTTTAACCTCACCACAAAAAGCGAACGACAAGAAAACCGAGACACCTGCCGATGAATAA
- the mreD gene encoding rod shape-determining protein MreD, which translates to MNNYYGVGRIILTIVLAMCLRIAPMPSMMAAINPDWVLLSLIYWSLAVPERVGIFHAWAFGLLTDVLMGKLFGQYALAYSIVIYLCLKLHKRLRQYPLIQQGLFIFFCLLLSQLLLFWIKNLQHPSQLHPSFWLPVITGTLCWPLVYTTLRFIRLSRRAK; encoded by the coding sequence ATGAATAACTACTATGGCGTTGGCCGAATTATTTTGACCATAGTCTTGGCAATGTGCTTAAGAATTGCCCCCATGCCGAGTATGATGGCCGCCATTAATCCCGATTGGGTGCTGCTGTCCCTCATCTATTGGTCGCTTGCCGTACCGGAGCGGGTCGGCATATTCCATGCCTGGGCTTTTGGTTTGCTTACCGATGTGTTGATGGGCAAGTTATTCGGCCAATATGCATTGGCTTATTCAATCGTTATTTATCTTTGCCTCAAGCTCCATAAGCGGCTGCGCCAATACCCTCTGATTCAACAAGGGCTGTTTATCTTTTTCTGCCTGCTGTTATCCCAGTTGCTGCTGTTCTGGATAAAAAATCTCCAGCATCCTTCCCAGCTTCATCCATCCTTCTGGCTTCCCGTTATTACTGGCACATTATGCTGGCCTTTGGTTTATACGACGCTACGCTTTATCCGTCTGTCACGACGCGCTAAGTAA
- the mrdA gene encoding penicillin-binding protein 2 produces the protein MSRTYTIKDNSVENRLFLNRIIVAFVIILLLTSALIVRLVYLQIVGHEHYSSLAKDNSIKIKPLVPTRGIIYDRNGKILAENMPSYSLELIPEQIKDLDDTLKRLQKLLNIPDEKIQQYHKLRKREKRFTSTPLLMNMTEEELTKFAVARPFFPGVDIQVHLARHYPYAELASHVVGYVGRINEAELKTLPVAEYQGSSHIGKIGIESSYETQLHGKTGYAEIETNAQARAIRTVNAVEPTPGANLYLTLDIDLQKTAYDALDIYNGAVVAIDVKTGGVLVFASRPGFDPNPFVVGISNNAYQALNSSENRPLYNRALRGLYPPGSTLKPFVGLAGLEYNAIGTQHRIFCPGFYQLPGVSHRYRDWKKWGHGSVNLNDAIMQSCDVYFYSLASALGIDNMHDFLQQFGFGEKTGIDLVGEKAGLMPSREWKRRQRNQSWYPGETIITGIGQGFTQVTPLQLARAMATLANKGNIVTPFLVDKIVNADSTTHGPEVHKGALPVKQENINNILAAMVNVVHGDRGTAKIIGRNINYQIGGKTGTAQVFNIKQDAKYNENEIEFKLRDHALFIAFAPADDPKIAVAVIAENGGHGGSVAAPIAGKVIKQYLESDNEN, from the coding sequence ATGTCCCGTACATATACTATTAAAGATAACTCAGTAGAGAATCGCCTGTTTCTCAACCGCATCATCGTCGCATTCGTTATCATCTTATTATTAACTTCCGCCCTGATCGTCCGTCTGGTCTATCTGCAAATTGTCGGCCATGAGCATTACTCCAGCCTGGCAAAAGACAACAGCATTAAAATCAAGCCGTTAGTACCGACCCGAGGCATAATTTATGATCGCAATGGAAAGATTCTGGCCGAGAACATGCCTTCTTACAGCCTTGAGCTAATCCCTGAACAGATCAAAGACCTCGATGACACATTGAAGCGTTTACAAAAATTGCTCAATATCCCCGACGAAAAAATCCAGCAATACCATAAACTGCGCAAACGGGAGAAACGCTTCACCAGCACGCCGCTGTTGATGAATATGACTGAGGAAGAACTCACCAAGTTTGCCGTCGCCCGGCCTTTTTTCCCCGGCGTTGATATTCAGGTTCATCTGGCCCGGCATTATCCCTATGCCGAACTGGCCTCTCATGTTGTCGGCTATGTGGGCCGCATTAATGAAGCCGAACTCAAGACATTGCCGGTGGCTGAATATCAGGGTTCAAGCCATATCGGCAAAATAGGCATAGAAAGCAGCTATGAAACGCAACTTCATGGCAAAACAGGGTATGCGGAAATCGAAACCAACGCCCAGGCACGCGCTATCCGAACGGTCAATGCCGTGGAACCAACACCCGGCGCCAATCTCTACCTTACACTGGATATTGATCTCCAGAAAACCGCCTACGACGCACTGGACATATATAACGGCGCCGTTGTTGCGATTGATGTCAAAACGGGCGGCGTGCTGGTATTCGCCAGCCGTCCCGGCTTCGATCCCAATCCGTTTGTTGTCGGCATAAGCAATAACGCCTATCAGGCGCTGAATTCATCTGAGAATCGACCGCTCTACAATCGCGCACTGCGCGGCCTGTATCCGCCCGGTTCGACACTGAAGCCATTTGTTGGCTTGGCAGGCCTTGAATATAACGCAATAGGCACACAGCACAGAATTTTCTGTCCTGGATTTTATCAGTTGCCTGGCGTCAGCCACCGCTACCGGGACTGGAAAAAGTGGGGCCACGGCTCGGTTAACCTAAATGATGCCATCATGCAGTCCTGCGACGTCTATTTTTATAGCCTGGCCTCCGCTTTAGGCATAGATAACATGCATGATTTTTTGCAGCAGTTCGGCTTTGGCGAAAAAACCGGCATCGATCTGGTCGGGGAAAAAGCGGGCTTGATGCCGTCCCGTGAATGGAAACGCCGACAGAGAAATCAGTCCTGGTATCCTGGAGAAACGATAATCACCGGCATTGGCCAGGGATTTACCCAAGTAACGCCGTTGCAGCTTGCCAGAGCCATGGCGACACTGGCTAATAAAGGCAATATTGTTACGCCGTTCCTGGTGGACAAAATTGTCAATGCCGATAGCACGACACATGGCCCCGAAGTCCATAAAGGCGCCCTGCCCGTCAAGCAGGAAAACATCAATAATATCCTTGCCGCCATGGTCAACGTGGTCCATGGCGACCGCGGGACCGCCAAGATCATCGGCAGAAACATTAATTATCAAATTGGCGGAAAAACGGGAACCGCACAGGTTTTCAATATTAAACAGGATGCCAAATACAACGAAAATGAAATCGAATTCAAACTGCGCGATCACGCGTTGTTTATTGCTTTCGCACCGGCAGATGACCCCAAAATTGCAGTGGCGGTCATTGCTGAAAACGGCGGCCATGGCGGCTCGGTCGCAGCGCCTATCGCCGGAAAAGTCATTAAGCAATATTTAGAGAGCGACAATGAGAACTGA
- the rodA gene encoding rod shape-determining protein RodA, with protein sequence MRTETRREQFEPPSALGNLLRKLHIDVPLFITLFLAAMVSFVILYSAGSQNMGVLVRQAARVGLAFGLMTLLAHVNPYQFKRYSAVLFSLGILLLIAVLIMGQIGKGAQRWLDLGFFRFQPSEMIKITTPMMIAWYLSEHSLPPKWKQLCIAAVLIVIPTLLIAKQPDLGTALLVASSGAGVLFFAGLSWLFILGIIAMLASLAPIVWHLMHDYQRDRVLTFLNPEADPMGRGYHIIQSKIAIGSGGIYGKGWLGSTQSELDFLPESSTDFIFAVFAEEFGLFGCVGLLILYLLIIGRCLYIASQAQDTYSRLLAGSLSFTFFVYVFVNIGMVIGILPVVGVPLPLISYGGTSIVTLLSGFGILMSIHTHRKLLPN encoded by the coding sequence ATGAGAACTGAAACCCGCAGAGAACAATTCGAACCGCCTTCAGCTTTAGGCAATCTGCTCAGAAAACTGCACATCGATGTGCCCTTGTTTATCACGCTTTTCCTCGCGGCAATGGTCAGTTTCGTGATTCTTTACAGCGCCGGCAGCCAGAATATGGGGGTATTGGTACGCCAAGCGGCTCGGGTCGGGCTAGCCTTTGGCTTGATGACATTACTGGCTCATGTCAATCCTTATCAGTTTAAGCGTTATTCGGCCGTGCTGTTTAGCCTGGGCATCTTGCTGCTCATCGCCGTACTGATCATGGGACAGATCGGTAAAGGCGCGCAGCGCTGGCTGGACCTGGGATTTTTTCGCTTCCAGCCGTCGGAAATGATCAAAATCACGACGCCCATGATGATTGCCTGGTATCTGTCCGAACACTCATTACCTCCCAAATGGAAACAACTCTGCATAGCCGCGGTTCTGATCGTGATCCCGACCTTATTGATCGCCAAACAGCCGGATCTGGGAACTGCTTTGCTGGTAGCCAGTTCTGGCGCCGGCGTGCTGTTTTTTGCCGGTCTTTCCTGGCTTTTCATCCTGGGTATTATTGCTATGTTAGCTTCTCTGGCGCCTATCGTCTGGCACCTGATGCACGATTATCAACGCGACCGGGTGCTGACTTTCCTAAATCCCGAAGCCGACCCGATGGGCAGAGGCTATCATATCATTCAATCCAAAATAGCCATCGGCTCGGGCGGCATCTACGGCAAGGGCTGGCTGGGCAGCACACAGTCGGAACTGGATTTCCTGCCGGAAAGTTCGACTGACTTTATTTTTGCCGTATTTGCCGAGGAATTCGGCCTTTTCGGCTGTGTCGGCCTATTGATCCTGTACCTGCTCATTATTGGCCGCTGCCTGTATATCGCCTCGCAGGCTCAAGATACCTACAGCCGATTATTAGCCGGCAGTCTGTCTTTCACCTTTTTTGTATATGTATTTGTCAACATCGGCATGGTCATAGGCATTCTGCCTGTCGTAGGCGTGCCATTGCCGTTAATCAGTTACGGAGGCACATCAATAGTGACGTTGCTGTCCGGATTCGGTATCCTGATGTCCATTCATACCCATAGAAAGCTTCTGCCGAACTAA
- the mltB gene encoding lytic murein transglycosylase B, translating to MKLKNTLERTLLSGLCLAVISCTADIKKTDRMDAFIQQMAATHQFDESELNELFRSVQIKENILKTISKPAEGLPWYKYRSIFLTESRINGGVKFWQENAQALASAEQQYGVPAAVIVAIIGVETLYGKNTGNHRVIDALSTLAFAYPPRSKFFLGELENFLLLCRDEHINPLAPTGSYAGAMGIPQFMPSSFRTYAVDFDHDDRRDIWHNNNDVIASVANYFARHQWRPGQAIAVPVKAKGEKYKAMLNPDLKPDLTIAELQSLDVDISASLPINSKIKLLAFEQEQNEELWAALDNFYVITRYNHSPLYAMAVYQLSQAISKKKASIYE from the coding sequence ATGAAATTGAAAAATACGTTAGAGCGCACTCTGTTAAGCGGCCTCTGTTTAGCTGTAATCTCCTGCACAGCTGACATCAAAAAAACGGACCGTATGGATGCCTTCATCCAGCAGATGGCCGCAACGCATCAATTCGATGAATCCGAGCTTAATGAGCTGTTTCGGTCAGTCCAGATAAAAGAAAACATACTTAAAACCATTTCGAAGCCAGCCGAAGGGCTGCCTTGGTATAAGTATCGCAGCATATTTCTGACTGAATCCCGCATCAATGGCGGAGTGAAGTTCTGGCAGGAAAATGCACAAGCCCTAGCTTCCGCCGAACAGCAATATGGCGTTCCGGCTGCAGTTATTGTCGCCATCATAGGGGTTGAAACCCTGTATGGAAAAAATACTGGCAACCATCGCGTCATCGACGCGCTATCTACCCTGGCGTTTGCCTATCCGCCGCGCAGCAAGTTCTTTCTCGGCGAGCTGGAAAACTTTCTGCTGCTTTGCCGCGATGAACATATAAATCCTCTTGCGCCAACCGGCTCTTATGCCGGAGCCATGGGCATACCGCAGTTTATGCCCAGCAGTTTCAGAACCTATGCCGTCGATTTTGATCATGACGATCGCCGCGACATCTGGCATAACAACAATGATGTCATCGCCAGTGTCGCCAATTATTTTGCCCGGCACCAATGGCGGCCGGGCCAGGCAATCGCTGTTCCAGTTAAAGCCAAAGGCGAAAAGTATAAGGCCATGCTCAACCCCGACCTTAAGCCCGATTTAACTATTGCAGAGTTACAATCCCTTGACGTTGATATATCAGCATCATTACCTATAAACAGCAAAATAAAACTTCTTGCCTTTGAACAAGAACAAAACGAAGAACTCTGGGCTGCTCTAGACAATTTTTATGTGATCACGCGTTACAATCACAGCCCTTTATATGCAATGGCGGTTTACCAGTTAAGCCAGGCCATTTCAAAAAAAAAGGCTTCAATATATGAATAA
- a CDS encoding septal ring lytic transglycosylase RlpA family protein gives MNKIILSLFFLILSGCATEQIENIETSKSEPAYKTVIDSWFRQSPTDDQNSVVSQEAHQQENLSPGITQYLKKGIASWYGPRFHGKKTANGEVFDMYAMTAASKTLPIPSYARVTNLENKRSVIVRINDRGPYHGNRVLDLSYTAAKKLGIHKAGTGMVEIKPLAPEQALPQLQASAARQKKQIYLQIGAFGSQRKALKLQDKIIAHHLPHPEILHSTYKKSTLYKVQIGPIKSAAGANKLSEQLAEIGVKDTQFVTETRQN, from the coding sequence ATGAATAAAATCATACTCTCCCTTTTCTTTCTTATTCTGAGCGGTTGCGCTACAGAACAGATAGAAAATATCGAAACCTCCAAATCCGAACCGGCTTATAAGACCGTCATTGATTCATGGTTTCGCCAATCACCGACAGACGATCAAAACAGCGTTGTATCTCAGGAAGCGCATCAGCAAGAAAATCTGTCACCCGGCATTACCCAGTATCTAAAAAAAGGCATTGCTTCATGGTATGGTCCCCGCTTTCATGGCAAAAAAACCGCTAACGGTGAAGTATTTGACATGTATGCCATGACCGCTGCATCAAAAACACTGCCGATTCCATCGTATGCCCGTGTAACTAACCTGGAAAACAAGCGCAGCGTTATTGTACGCATCAATGATAGAGGTCCCTATCACGGCAACAGAGTATTGGATCTGTCTTATACTGCCGCAAAAAAACTGGGAATTCATAAAGCCGGAACCGGAATGGTCGAAATTAAGCCCCTGGCTCCTGAACAAGCCTTGCCGCAGCTGCAAGCTTCGGCGGCCAGACAGAAAAAACAGATTTACTTGCAGATAGGCGCTTTCGGCAGCCAAAGAAAGGCATTGAAGTTACAAGATAAGATCATTGCCCATCATTTGCCTCACCCTGAAATTCTGCATTCCACTTATAAAAAATCTACACTTTATAAAGTTCAGATAGGCCCTATAAAATCGGCAGCGGGCGCAAATAAACTCAGTGAGCAACTGGCAGAAATTGGCGTAAAAGATACTCAATTTGTCACAGAAACCAGACAAAATTAA
- a CDS encoding D-alanyl-D-alanine carboxypeptidase family protein — protein sequence MMFLKSYSRFYFVIFLGLLFAAFQANSADEDIATPAAPTVAASAYILQDFATGKVLAESNADAKVAPASLTKIMTVYVAFKELSNGHLHLDDKATISQKAWQTSGSRMFLEVNNQVSIEDLLHGIIIQSGNDASVALAEHIGGNETTFADMMNQHAARLGMVNTHFVNSDGLPAPDHYTTARDLATVTHALIKEFPEYYRWFSQKEFTYNKITQQNRNKLLWRDATVDGVKTGFTDDAGYCLVASALRDNMRLISVVMGTKSSNVRANENQNLLNYGFRFFESHRLYQAKTALTEARIWRGDSKNVSLGLTEDLFATVPRHHYKDLKAVINVDKNITAPVKEGEKFGTVTVSLANEVITTKDLVVLKAVEKGNILQRIYDQALLLMEK from the coding sequence ATGATGTTTTTAAAAAGTTATTCCCGCTTCTACTTTGTTATATTTTTGGGTTTACTGTTTGCCGCTTTCCAGGCAAATTCAGCAGATGAGGACATTGCAACCCCGGCTGCGCCCACTGTTGCCGCCAGCGCTTACATATTGCAGGATTTCGCCACAGGCAAGGTATTGGCGGAAAGCAACGCTGATGCCAAAGTAGCCCCGGCCAGTCTTACTAAAATTATGACCGTCTATGTGGCATTCAAGGAGCTCAGCAACGGACATCTGCATCTCGACGACAAAGCCACTATCAGCCAAAAAGCTTGGCAGACTTCCGGCTCGCGCATGTTTCTTGAAGTCAATAACCAGGTGTCTATTGAAGATTTGCTGCATGGCATAATCATTCAATCGGGCAATGATGCCAGCGTCGCTTTAGCCGAACATATAGGCGGCAATGAGACGACATTCGCCGACATGATGAATCAGCATGCGGCACGCCTGGGTATGGTCAATACCCATTTCGTCAACAGCGATGGACTCCCTGCCCCGGATCATTACACAACGGCGCGCGATCTTGCGACAGTGACCCATGCTTTAATCAAGGAATTTCCCGAGTACTACCGCTGGTTTTCACAGAAAGAATTCACTTACAACAAGATCACGCAGCAAAATCGCAATAAATTGCTCTGGCGTGATGCAACAGTAGATGGCGTTAAAACCGGCTTCACCGATGACGCCGGCTATTGCCTCGTCGCTTCCGCGTTAAGAGATAATATGCGTCTGATTTCTGTTGTGATGGGAACAAAGAGCTCTAACGTCAGAGCCAACGAAAATCAGAACCTGCTCAATTACGGATTCCGCTTTTTTGAATCGCACCGACTCTATCAGGCCAAAACAGCTTTAACCGAAGCAAGAATATGGAGAGGCGACAGCAAAAATGTATCACTCGGTCTGACAGAAGATCTTTTTGCCACGGTTCCACGTCATCACTATAAAGACCTGAAAGCCGTCATCAATGTTGATAAAAACATAACCGCACCAGTAAAAGAAGGTGAAAAATTCGGCACTGTAACGGTCTCGCTCGCAAATGAAGTAATTACTACTAAGGATTTGGTAGTGCTGAAAGCCGTGGAGAAGGGCAATATTCTTCAACGAATCTATGATCAAGCTCTACTATTAATGGAAAAATAA
- a CDS encoding D-amino acid aminotransferase — protein sequence MENKTVYLNGQYLPLSEAKISVMDRGFLFGDGIYEVIPAYHGQLFRFQEHMERLENSLNNIRLTNPHSREQWLKILAELLSPSGDQYIYLQVTRGVAPKRDHAFPEKTEPTVFAMCSNIAPFEGRETGVKAISLDDSRWELCHVKATTLLANILLRQQAVEQGCAEAVLVNKDGCVTEGAASNIFAVIDGILITPPKSCEILPGITRDVILEIAQENDIPYREEVIPLEALKTAGEIWLTSSTREIIPVVEFDSHKVADGRPGPVWQNMNRLFQAYKQSLS from the coding sequence ATGGAAAATAAAACGGTTTATTTAAACGGCCAATACCTGCCTCTCAGTGAAGCAAAAATATCGGTTATGGACCGTGGATTCTTGTTCGGCGACGGCATTTATGAAGTCATCCCAGCCTATCACGGTCAGTTATTCCGCTTCCAGGAGCACATGGAACGGTTGGAAAACAGCTTGAACAATATTCGCCTGACCAATCCTCATAGCCGCGAGCAGTGGCTGAAGATTCTGGCGGAACTGCTAAGCCCTAGCGGGGATCAATATATCTATCTACAGGTTACGCGCGGCGTTGCGCCTAAAAGAGACCATGCGTTTCCGGAAAAGACCGAGCCTACCGTTTTCGCCATGTGTTCAAACATAGCGCCGTTTGAAGGGCGGGAGACCGGCGTCAAGGCAATCAGCCTGGATGACAGCCGTTGGGAGCTATGTCATGTCAAAGCGACCACTCTGCTGGCCAACATCCTTCTTAGACAACAGGCTGTTGAACAAGGCTGCGCTGAGGCTGTCTTAGTCAATAAAGACGGCTGTGTGACCGAAGGCGCGGCAAGCAATATTTTCGCGGTGATCGATGGCATCCTGATTACTCCGCCCAAGAGCTGCGAGATTTTGCCGGGAATTACCCGCGATGTCATTCTGGAAATCGCACAGGAAAACGACATTCCTTATAGAGAGGAAGTGATTCCGTTAGAGGCCTTAAAAACAGCCGGCGAGATCTGGTTAACCAGCTCCACGCGTGAAATCATACCGGTTGTAGAGTTTGACTCCCACAAAGTGGCTGACGGCAGGCCCGGTCCGGTATGGCAGAACATGAATCGGCTTTTCCAAGCTTATAAGCAGTCCCTATCATGA
- a CDS encoding YbeD family protein, whose amino-acid sequence MSEEQSLLEFPCQFAIKVMGRTSPELDVLVVEIVRRHSPDLREGAVTSRPSKGGNYTAITVTIDASSREQLDAIYQDLTASPHILMAL is encoded by the coding sequence ATGAGCGAAGAACAATCTCTTTTAGAATTTCCTTGCCAATTTGCTATCAAAGTAATGGGCAGAACCAGTCCTGAGCTTGATGTGCTGGTCGTGGAAATTGTCCGTCGCCACAGTCCTGATCTCAGAGAAGGCGCAGTGACATCGCGTCCCAGCAAGGGCGGCAATTACACTGCCATCACTGTAACAATAGACGCATCCAGCCGGGAACAGCTGGATGCCATCTACCAGGATCTGACGGCCAGTCCGCATATTTTAATGGCGTTGTAG
- the lipB gene encoding lipoyl(octanoyl) transferase LipB: MQITIRNLGLQHYETTWQAMQQFTQDRTEETIDEIWIVEHFPVYTLGINGKPEHLLDAGTIPVIHSDRGGQITYHGPGQLVVYTLLDIKRLKIGIRQLVTVLEQAVISTLASYGITAFARADAPGVYVDGRKIGSIGLRIKKNCSYHGLSFNNQMDLSPFDSINTCGYPGLEVTQLADLGITVNNSELAMPVIQAITTAIQK, from the coding sequence ATGCAGATAACGATACGAAACCTGGGGTTGCAGCATTACGAAACGACGTGGCAGGCCATGCAGCAGTTCACGCAGGATCGCACCGAAGAAACGATCGATGAGATATGGATCGTGGAGCATTTTCCCGTTTATACACTGGGCATAAACGGCAAACCCGAGCACCTGCTCGATGCAGGCACTATCCCCGTCATTCACTCCGACCGGGGCGGTCAGATTACTTATCACGGCCCTGGACAATTGGTCGTTTATACTTTACTGGACATTAAACGGCTAAAAATAGGCATCCGGCAATTGGTAACGGTCCTGGAGCAAGCCGTGATCAGTACTTTAGCCAGTTACGGCATTACTGCGTTTGCCAGAGCCGATGCGCCCGGCGTCTACGTAGACGGCAGAAAAATCGGCTCGATCGGCCTACGGATCAAAAAAAACTGCAGCTATCACGGCCTAAGCTTCAACAACCAGATGGACTTGAGTCCTTTTGACTCCATCAATACTTGCGGCTATCCTGGACTGGAAGTGACCCAACTGGCTGATCTGGGCATCACCGTCAACAATTCCGAACTCGCCATGCCTGTCATTCAGGCCATAACCACGGCTATACAAAAATGA